One genomic window of Cinclus cinclus chromosome 6, bCinCin1.1, whole genome shotgun sequence includes the following:
- the PLEK2 gene encoding pleckstrin-2, producing MEEEAGVLKEGFLVKRGHVVRNWKVRWFVLLQDKLLYYKIEGGKKEPSPKGRILLDGCTITCPCLEYENRPLLIKLKTKTNTDYFLECCSREERDSWALDITGAIHAGHPVQVQELHRMKNSFKLLENISLHNIVERMYDSSTGIRLTHNLDQGNRYKETFTGSAAVDWLISNSFAVSRFEAVTLASMLMDENFIRPVGVRSTEATRSSDPSEKFLDDSTALYMFAESSKKNTSSKEEVHFNISELSGTIVKQGFLVKQGHKRKNWKVRKFVLRADPAFLHYYDPTKEDNKPVGGFSLRGCLVSALEDNGVPAGVKGNVQGNLFKIITKNDIHYYIQASSKAERVQWIEAIKPLT from the exons ATGGAGGAAGAGGCTGGAGTGCTGAAGGAGGGCTTCCTCGTCAAACGG GGGCATGTTGTTCGTAACTGGAAAGTGAGATGGTTCGTTCTGCTTCAGGACAAGCTGCTGTATTACAAAATTGAAGGAGGCAAGAAGGAGCCTTCTCCAAAGGGCAGGATCCTTTTGGATGGCTGCACTATTACTTGTCCATGCCTGGAATATGAGAACAGACCG CTACTCATCAAACTAAAGACAAAAACCAATACAGACTATTTCCTTGAATGTTGCTCCAGGGAGGAACGTGACTCTTGGGCTTTGGACATCACTGGAGCTATTCATGCTGGTCATCCAGTACAGGTACAAGAACTTCACAGAATGAAGAACTCTTTCAAACTGCTAGAAAATATCAGCCTCCA CAACATAGTGGAGAGAATGTATGACAGCAGTACTGGAATTAGGCTGACCCACAATTTGGATCAAGGAAACAGATATAAAGAGACGTTCACAG GTTCTGCCGCGGTGGACTGGCTCATCTCCAACAGCTTTGCTGTGTCACGATTCGAGGCTGTCACCTTGGCATCCATGCTGATGGATGAGAACTTCATCCGGCCCGTGGGAGTCCGTAGCACGGAGGCCACACGCTCCAGTGACCCCTCGGAGAAGTTCCTCGACGACTCCACGGCACTTTACATGTTT gctgagagcagTAAGAAAAATACCAGTTCCAAGGAAGAGGTACATTTTAACATCTCTGAATTAAGTGGCACAATTGTGAAGCAAGGATTCTTAGTGAAACAG GGGCACAAGAGGAAAAACTGGAAGGTGAGAAAATTTGTTTTGAGAGCTGATCCTGCTTTTTTGCATTACTATGATCCCACCAAG GAAGATAACAAACCAGTAGGTGGATTCTCTCTTCGTGGGTGTCTTGTCTCAGCTCTGGAGGACAATGGAGTCCCAGCAG gagTGAAGGGCAATGTGCAAGGCAACCTTTTCAAAATCATCACCAAGAACGACATTCATTATTACATCCAGGCCAGCTCCAAGGCAGAGCGAGTGCAGTGGATTGAGGCAATCAAACCACTGACATGA